The Punica granatum isolate Tunisia-2019 chromosome 4, ASM765513v2, whole genome shotgun sequence sequence CTATCAAAGAAACGATCAAACTGCTATTGCAATCAGCAATCGAGAAGCTGCCGCAAGAAACGACCTTGTCAATCAATTCATCTACTTCCTCCAGACGCCCTTTAGCACAAAGGCAATCGACTAAGGCACGGACAGTGACCCGATTGGGAGGACATCCTTGATTGATCATTCTGTCCAATACCGCCAGTGCTTTCACCACGAGACCCTGATTGCAGAAGCTCTGAATGACAGAGGTATACGTAACAACATTAGGACTGCAATCTCCACCCCCTTTCTCCATCTCCGTCAACAACTCTAGACCCCTCTCGAGACTCCCGCTCCTGCAATATCCATCCAAAAGGGTTGAGAAAACCACTGTATTCGGGATACAGCCCTGCTCTTTCATATCCTGGAACAACATGCAAGCACTCTCCAACTCCCCCACATTGCAGAACCCTTTAATCATCTCGACAAAAGTGATCATATCGGGGCGAAGACCGACCAAACCCATCTCCCTCATCAACATTCCTGCAGTGGCCATATCGCCCTTCTGACAGAACAGCCTAATGACGACATTATAGGAAACGGTATCAGCCCCTAAGTTAAAATCACCCATCCTTCTCAATACCCAAAAAGCCTCGTCGGCAAGCTTAGCTTCCTTGCACAGATTCAAGACCACCTTAACTGTTTTGAGATTGACTGAGCACTCATCAGCTCTGTAAGACTCAAGAACTTCCAAAATCGCACCGGGGTTATGATGAATCCAGAAAATCTCACAAGCTTGCCTGTACATATGGCCACTGTGCCGGTAAGTGGAGTGAGTGCCAGCCCAGATGAAAAATCTGAGACCCAGCAAGGAACGATCCACAGAGCATCTGCGCAGCACCTTGCTTATGCATGAGGGGTCGATCTTGGCCCTGATGGAAGCTAGGGTTTTCTCGAAATTGGCTCCGTGATTCTGCAGGTGGGCGTAGAATTGCTCAGCCGATGAGGTTACCGCCGGCTGCAAAGTCGAGAATTTGCAGGTACTGAGGCCAACTGAGAGCGAAGCGAGTCGAGGAACGGAGCTTCGAAGCATCTCTTGAGCGGAATTCGATCCTCACAGTGCAATTGGAAGAAGAATGCGGGAGCCCTAATGGCCACTGACGCGTGGGGGTTATCGGGTTCTTCCGCCACGAACTCAACCCTGTTGGCCTCCTAACAGTACAGCAGAAGAAGTTCGAGTAGatgattaaaattttcatgaaaGGATATTTGGATATCCAAATcaatttatttacatattaaatatattattgttgtcaCTGTTATACAAGATCACGAATCCAATTTGACTTCTAGAACACAGTTAAAGCCTTACTTCTTGTTTCAGTTCCCAAAACATGATAAGGATGCTTCAACTACCAGTTCTCtcaataaagaaatataacaaagAGAAGCAAAAGCGAGGATCATGCTGTAGATACGACGTCTTAGGGGAAAAGATGCAAGAAAAAGTCGAGGTCTTTAAAATGTAGTAGATACTGAAAACGAATTCAAATTTCACATTAACTCGATGAATGCAGACTAATTAATCACCGAGTAACATGTCCAGTTGTAATGATCAGTTTTAGAAGGTAGATACCCCACCGATGCTGAATGGACTTGGATTTCTGTTGACAACCCATGCTGTTTTGCAGTTGCCGAACCAAAGCCTATAACATTGCACT is a genomic window containing:
- the LOC116202524 gene encoding pentatricopeptide repeat-containing protein At5g47360-like, whose protein sequence is MLRSSVPRLASLSVGLSTCKFSTLQPAVTSSAEQFYAHLQNHGANFEKTLASIRAKIDPSCISKVLRRCSVDRSLLGLRFFIWAGTHSTYRHSGHMYRQACEIFWIHHNPGAILEVLESYRADECSVNLKTVKVVLNLCKEAKLADEAFWVLRRMGDFNLGADTVSYNVVIRLFCQKGDMATAGMLMREMGLVGLRPDMITFVEMIKGFCNVGELESACMLFQDMKEQGCIPNTVVFSTLLDGYCRSGSLERGLELLTEMEKGGGDCSPNVVTYTSVIQSFCNQGLVVKALAVLDRMINQGCPPNRVTVRALVDCLCAKGRLEEVDELIDKVVSCGSFSIADCNSSLIVSLIGLGKLEEAERRFIRMLSCKMRPDGMTCNMIIRELCSTGRPFDAFMLFREIEKAGCSAFIGSNAFSELLMGLTKLNHKEEAATLARLMLDRGIRLQAPYVDNVVKFLKNSEESVLIPELTKVGKPL